The stretch of DNA CGTCCTGCATCCAGTCCTCCTCGGCCGTTGCTGCCCAGGCGCGAACCCTCGCGAGCAGGAAGTCGGCGACCCCGTCCGCGTCCATGCCGGCGCTCGCGCGCAGCGCCTCATGGAAGCGGTCTTCCCCGAACATGGGCCGCCCGGGCCCCGGGGCCCGGGTCTCGATAATCCCGTCCGTATAGAAGACGATCCGGTCGCCCGGGAGAATATCGGCCTCCAGGGTCTCGTATGCCTGCTCCTGCCGCCAGCCGATGGGTATGCTCTCGACGGTTTCGACGACGACAAGGTCCGGCTCGCGACGCCAGATCACGAATGGCCAGTGCCCGGCGCTCGCATAGCGGATCTTCATGGACGCGAGATCGATCTCGGCGTGACAGGCGGTGATAAACTGGCGCCCCATGTAGTCCTTCATGCTCCCGTTCACGAGGCCCAGCATGTCCCCCGGCGAGCCGGCGTGCGCGCGGGAGAAGGCATAGACCACCTTGAGCATGGCGCTCAGGAACGCCGCGGCGACCCCGTGCCCCGATACGTCCGCGATGAGGACGGCGATTCCCCGCGCACCCTCCGCGCGCACCTCGTAGAAATCTCCACCGAGCTCCTTCATGGGCCTGTAGCGGACGGCGATGGATGCCCCCGGCACGCGCGGCAGCTCGTGGTAGAGGACCCCGTGCTGTATCTCGTGTGCGATGTTCAGGTCGCGTTTGAGCAGGGAGAGCTCGTTCGAGGAGCGGACCGCGTTCTTGAGGGAAATGAGACCGTGCACGCGCGCGAGGAGCTCGGCGCGGTCCACGGGCTTGGCGATGTAATCGTTGGCGCCCGCCTCGAACCCGGTCACGATGTCGCCCGGCCTGTTGCGCGCCGTGAGCATGATCACCGGAAGCTCGTGCGCCGAGTGCCGCGCGCGGATAGACCGGCATACCTCGTAACCGGAAATGCGGGGAAGCATCACGTCGAGGAGGACCAGGTCGAACGGCCCCTCGCGCTCGAGCGTTTCGAGAGCGCCCGTACCGTGCGCGGCGGTCCGCACCCGGTAGCCCTGGGTGGCAAGCTGCCGTTCCAGCACCTGGAGGTTCACCGGTTCGTCGTCAATGACAAGGACGCTCCCGGGGGATTTGCCGTTATGCGGTTTTATTTCCGCCGGCCGGTACGATTCGCGGACGGGCAGGAGCGCCGCGGGGGCTTCCGGCGGCACCCGCGACTCCTTTCTTTCCACGCGCCCCGGCTCCGCTTCCCCCGCCCAGAGCGGAAGGGTGAATCGGAACACGGAGCCTTCCCCCTCGCGCGATTCCGCGCCGATCGTTCCGCCGTGCAGCTCGACCAGCCTCTTCGTCACGGCAAGCCCCAGGCCCGTTCCGCCGAAGCGCCGGGAGATCGAGGGGTCGGCCTGTTCGAAGGATTCGAATATCCTGCCGATCCGATCCCGGGGAATGCCGATTCCCGTATCGCTCACGGAGACCGCGACCATTCCCGGACCCTCCGGCGAATCGGCG from Spirochaetota bacterium encodes:
- a CDS encoding response regulator, with protein sequence MRLKYKLILIFALLIIASSLPLTLFILNKQESEITDQLARNGEMQSAIIARYALNILLQNGGDLANARVDAREMLKVLRPLEAAGLVYADTVLLSTQERLNGQELARYEGEAGPERSGGRVTRDLLRMLESPGDITGDGESYLQFTGREELPGGAIRCVGRLVFSKAAALEPVRKLRRLVYSAMAAALAAVTLIGLYLGRLVSRPIDELIDGVERLGGGDFGMRVAVRGHDEIARLAVTFNHLAEVIKLEIEALRGANEDLRRLDGIKDEFIATVSHELRTPLYGIIGLADSLIQDPAAVLREETVGVLSLISSSGTRLSHMVNDILDFSRLKHRDINLQISRVDLHAVAAVAISLMQYLIESKSIEVRNEIPPESAFVRGDENRLQQVFLNLLGNAVKFTEAGVISIAVADSPEGPGMVAVSVSDTGIGIPRDRIGRIFESFEQADPSISRRFGGTGLGLAVTKRLVELHGGTIGAESREGEGSVFRFTLPLWAGEAEPGRVERKESRVPPEAPAALLPVRESYRPAEIKPHNGKSPGSVLVIDDEPVNLQVLERQLATQGYRVRTAAHGTGALETLEREGPFDLVLLDVMLPRISGYEVCRSIRARHSAHELPVIMLTARNRPGDIVTGFEAGANDYIAKPVDRAELLARVHGLISLKNAVRSSNELSLLKRDLNIAHEIQHGVLYHELPRVPGASIAVRYRPMKELGGDFYEVRAEGARGIAVLIADVSGHGVAAAFLSAMLKVVYAFSRAHAGSPGDMLGLVNGSMKDYMGRQFITACHAEIDLASMKIRYASAGHWPFVIWRREPDLVVVETVESIPIGWRQEQAYETLEADILPGDRIVFYTDGIIETRAPGPGRPMFGEDRFHEALRASAGMDADGVADFLLARVRAWAATAEEDWMQDDVTLVVIDISGNE